In Aeromicrobium marinum DSM 15272, one genomic interval encodes:
- a CDS encoding PspC domain-containing protein, giving the protein MNDTTDIPTTPPPPPPPPGGEESAGGGPDRERLRSVADATRSTDGRMLTGVAAGLGRHLGIDPIIVRVVFVALTFLGLAGVVLYVTAWFLLPTDDGRRSIAAEWFRLDRNEPQVRTVGLILGGIAAVGAVIGDSGWFWWGGPWPLFVIGLPALGLYWLFVVLPRRRRDGRTPTDPPPAGPSWPGAASPAGSPAATSPAGPAGDTEGTTVPAGGEAPPAPPTWTAQPAAPRRMRPPLLLLATLSAMAAVLGSLALWDVAADRDLTWTAYVVAALLVTGAALVVGAWWGRSVALVLLGVVLSGVLAIGSLLPDGRIGEIRVAPTSAAGVESDYQLGIGLLELDLREVDDPEDLRGRTIRLDAGFGETRVLLPDDLAVTVVATVDGGAIDVLGIRDDGRSARVVSPADGRPSVRILIDQTFGQITVDRS; this is encoded by the coding sequence GCGCCTGCGCTCGGTCGCCGACGCCACCCGGTCCACCGACGGCCGCATGCTCACCGGGGTGGCCGCGGGTCTCGGCCGGCACCTGGGCATCGACCCGATCATCGTCCGGGTCGTCTTCGTCGCCCTGACCTTCCTCGGCCTGGCCGGCGTGGTGCTGTACGTGACGGCCTGGTTCCTCCTGCCCACCGACGACGGTCGCCGGAGCATCGCCGCCGAGTGGTTCCGGCTCGACCGCAACGAACCGCAGGTCCGCACCGTCGGCCTGATCCTCGGCGGCATCGCCGCCGTCGGTGCGGTCATCGGCGACAGCGGGTGGTTCTGGTGGGGCGGGCCCTGGCCGCTGTTCGTCATCGGACTCCCGGCGCTGGGCCTGTACTGGCTGTTCGTGGTGCTGCCGCGTCGTCGTCGCGACGGGCGGACCCCGACCGATCCCCCGCCCGCCGGTCCGAGCTGGCCGGGCGCCGCGTCACCTGCCGGCTCTCCGGCCGCGACGTCACCCGCCGGCCCGGCCGGGGACACCGAGGGGACCACGGTGCCGGCCGGTGGTGAGGCCCCGCCGGCTCCTCCGACGTGGACGGCCCAGCCGGCCGCACCGCGCCGGATGAGGCCCCCGCTGCTCCTGCTCGCCACCCTCTCGGCGATGGCCGCGGTCCTGGGCTCCCTCGCACTGTGGGACGTCGCGGCCGACCGGGACCTCACCTGGACCGCGTACGTCGTGGCCGCGCTGCTCGTGACGGGTGCCGCACTCGTGGTCGGCGCCTGGTGGGGCCGCAGCGTCGCCCTGGTGCTCCTGGGTGTCGTGCTGAGCGGTGTCCTGGCGATCGGGTCGCTCCTGCCGGACGGGCGGATCGGCGAGATCCGGGTCGCGCCGACCAGCGCCGCCGGCGTCGAGTCCGACTACCAGCTCGGCATCGGCCTGCTGGAGCTCGACCTGCGCGAGGTCGACGACCCCGAGGACCTGCGGGGCCGGACGATCCGCCTCGACGCCGGCTTCGGCGAGACGCGCGTTCTCCTGCCCGACGACCTCGCCGTCACGGTGGTCGCCACCGTCGACGGCGGCGCGATCGACGTCCTCGGCATCCGGGACGACGGACGATCGGCGCGCGTCGTCTCCCCGGCGGACGGACGTCCGTCCGTGCGCATCCTCATCGACCAGACCTTCGGACAGATCACGGTGGACCGCTCATGA
- a CDS encoding PspC domain-containing protein, translated as MTNNRPLTRRSERKMIAGVCGGLADHFGWDANVVRIVAVVALVVGFGSVFIAYVVAWFLMPKAPRTDPWVSATGATPPAPPAPSA; from the coding sequence ATGACCAACAACCGCCCCCTCACCCGTCGCAGCGAGCGCAAGATGATCGCCGGGGTGTGCGGCGGCCTGGCCGACCACTTCGGCTGGGACGCGAACGTCGTACGGATCGTCGCCGTCGTCGCCCTCGTGGTCGGCTTCGGATCGGTGTTCATCGCCTACGTGGTGGCGTGGTTCCTCATGCCGAAGGCGCCCCGGACCGACCCGTGGGTGTCGGCGACCGGAGCCACTCCTCCCGCGCCGCCAGCGCCGTCCGCGTGA
- a CDS encoding glycerophosphodiester phosphodiesterase family protein, translated as MTGPIVIAHRGMPGERLEHTRASYELAVAAGCDYIEPDVVATGDGHLVVRHENEIGHTTDVADHPEFAERRTTKFVNGVPRTGWFTEDFTLAEIKTLTTSERLPQLRPQNIGLAGVEPVLTLDEVIAIARAGGVGVYVETKLPSYFRRLGLDLDDLLLETLQRHDLNRVDADVPVIVQSFETSNLQGLRDRTPLPLVQLIDRQGAPWDFVVRRDRRTYASLTSKRELSRIAEYADGIGPNKSLVIRRDRDYRLTHETKLVRRAHQRGLMVHIWTMRDENNFLPTNLRLGPDVAAHGDARAEYLAFYAAGVDGTFSDFTRTALAAREEWLRSPTPTGRSGAPSA; from the coding sequence GTGACCGGTCCGATCGTCATCGCGCACCGGGGCATGCCCGGTGAACGGCTCGAGCACACCAGGGCCTCGTACGAGCTGGCCGTCGCTGCGGGCTGCGACTACATCGAGCCCGACGTGGTGGCCACCGGTGACGGTCACCTCGTCGTGCGGCACGAGAACGAGATCGGTCACACCACCGACGTGGCCGACCACCCGGAGTTCGCCGAGCGACGCACGACCAAGTTCGTCAACGGGGTGCCGCGCACCGGCTGGTTCACCGAGGACTTCACCCTGGCCGAGATCAAGACCCTCACCACGAGTGAGCGGCTGCCGCAGCTGCGTCCCCAGAACATCGGCCTCGCCGGGGTCGAGCCGGTCCTGACCCTCGACGAGGTCATCGCGATCGCCCGGGCCGGCGGCGTGGGGGTGTACGTCGAGACCAAGCTCCCCAGCTACTTCCGGAGGCTCGGGCTCGACCTCGACGACCTGCTGCTCGAGACCCTGCAGCGGCACGACCTGAACCGCGTCGACGCCGACGTGCCGGTCATCGTCCAGTCGTTCGAGACCTCGAACCTGCAGGGGCTGCGGGACCGGACGCCCCTGCCCCTGGTGCAGCTGATCGACCGGCAGGGTGCGCCGTGGGACTTCGTGGTGCGCCGCGACCGCCGCACGTACGCCAGCCTCACGAGCAAGCGCGAGCTGTCCAGGATCGCCGAGTACGCCGACGGGATCGGTCCGAACAAGAGTCTGGTCATCCGGCGGGACCGTGACTACCGGCTGACCCACGAGACGAAGCTCGTCCGCCGCGCCCACCAGCGCGGCCTCATGGTGCACATCTGGACCATGAGGGACGAGAACAACTTCCTGCCCACGAACCTGCGCCTCGGCCCGGACGTCGCCGCTCACGGTGACGCCCGGGCCGAGTACCTCGCCTTCTACGCCGCCGGGGTCGACGGCACGTTCTCGGACTTCACGCGGACGGCGCTGGCGGCGCGGGAGGAGTGGCTCCGGTCGCCGACACCCACGGGTCGGTCCGGGGCGCCTTCGGCATGA
- a CDS encoding gamma-glutamyltransferase, producing the protein MNRPTPLDVAISAPNEAAADAGEQVARAGGNAVDAAIAAGLVTMVNEVGIVSLSSGGFLTVQPAAGGPPQTVDGWMDMPGRGRPLGGGTWDVDTAYGGGVTVTVGPGSVAAHGSVAAMQEAHDRWGRVPWPELVAPAAAVARRGFRLSSASRYYLEHVHDSIFGWDPVSHAAIHDADGEITTDPIVLPDLAEALDLVAAEGAAALHTGELARRISGDVLARGGILASEDLAAYRPVVRPSLVAEVGDWTFGTNPPPAVGGVCVAAMMRLMDGRPAAPLPDGRWSEADVAHLVAVQRAVLGHRLAVLDHTDDLAADAAALLDLVDAGGLGALESGSTAHVSATDSDGGACSLTVSSGYSSGMVADGTGIWLNNCLGEQELNARGLHGLPPGTRLLSNMAPTVGRRRDGATLAVGSPGADRITTAIVQAVAGFVNGDLGLAAAVNHPRVHVHRAGRTDEVVKVETEPSMYFGGVGATLRRPDGHLVAAADPRRDGAVRLVHP; encoded by the coding sequence GTGGACGCGGCGATCGCGGCCGGTCTCGTGACGATGGTGAACGAGGTCGGCATCGTCTCGCTGAGCTCGGGGGGCTTCCTGACCGTCCAACCGGCCGCCGGCGGGCCACCGCAGACCGTGGACGGCTGGATGGACATGCCCGGCCGGGGTCGGCCGCTGGGCGGCGGCACGTGGGACGTCGACACCGCCTACGGCGGCGGGGTCACGGTCACCGTGGGACCCGGTTCGGTCGCAGCCCACGGCTCGGTCGCAGCGATGCAGGAGGCGCACGACCGGTGGGGGAGGGTGCCGTGGCCCGAGCTCGTCGCGCCGGCGGCCGCCGTGGCGCGGCGCGGGTTCCGGCTGAGCTCGGCCTCGCGCTACTACCTCGAGCACGTGCACGACTCGATCTTCGGGTGGGACCCGGTCAGCCACGCGGCCATCCACGACGCCGACGGTGAGATCACCACCGACCCGATCGTGCTGCCGGACCTCGCCGAGGCGTTGGACCTGGTCGCCGCCGAGGGCGCGGCTGCCCTGCACACCGGGGAGCTGGCCCGCCGGATCAGCGGCGACGTGCTGGCCCGCGGAGGGATCCTGGCCAGCGAGGACCTCGCGGCGTACCGGCCTGTCGTGCGGCCGTCACTGGTCGCCGAGGTCGGTGACTGGACCTTCGGCACCAACCCGCCGCCCGCGGTCGGAGGGGTCTGCGTCGCCGCGATGATGAGACTGATGGACGGCCGGCCCGCGGCACCGCTGCCCGACGGCCGCTGGTCCGAGGCCGACGTCGCGCACCTGGTGGCCGTGCAGCGCGCCGTCCTCGGCCACCGCCTCGCCGTGCTGGACCACACCGACGACCTCGCGGCCGACGCCGCAGCCCTGCTCGACCTCGTCGACGCCGGCGGGCTGGGCGCCCTCGAGTCCGGGTCCACCGCCCACGTGTCGGCCACCGACAGTGACGGCGGCGCCTGCTCGCTGACCGTGTCGTCGGGGTACAGCTCGGGCATGGTCGCCGACGGCACCGGCATCTGGCTCAACAACTGTCTGGGCGAGCAGGAGCTGAACGCTCGAGGGCTGCACGGACTGCCGCCCGGGACCCGGTTGCTGTCGAACATGGCGCCGACCGTGGGACGACGACGGGACGGGGCGACCCTTGCCGTCGGCTCGCCGGGCGCCGACCGCATCACCACGGCGATCGTGCAGGCCGTCGCCGGGTTCGTGAACGGCGACCTGGGGCTGGCCGCCGCGGTGAACCACCCGCGGGTGCACGTGCACCGGGCCGGCCGGACCGACGAGGTGGTCAAGGTCGAGACCGAACCGTCGATGTACTTCGGCGGGGTGGGAGCGACCCTCCGCCGGCCCGACGGCCACCTGGTCGCCGCGGCCGACCCGCGGCGCGACGGTGCCGTGCGCCTCGTCCACCCCTGA